A window of Nicotiana sylvestris chromosome 8, ASM39365v2, whole genome shotgun sequence genomic DNA:
GCCATTGATACTCCACATCGCAGCACAGGAACGTTCACTTGGAGCACTACTTGCTCAAGAGAATGAGGAAGGAAAGGAACAAGCCTTGTACTACCTTAGTCGAACTCTGATAGGAGCTGAGTTGAACTATACACCTGTTAAGAAAATATGTTTAGCGTTACTTTATGCAATAAATAAGCTAAGGCATTATTTTGAAGCATACACCATCAAACTCATCTCTCGAGCAGATCCCGTGAAGTTTGTGATGAATCGACCTGTTCTTTCTATACGCCTAGCAAGATGGTCCATAATGTTAACCAATATGAGATCACATACACACCTCAAAAAGCTGTGAAAGGACAAGCACTAGCCAAATTTCTGGCTGATTACTCTCATTCGGCAGAATGGGAGCTTTCGGATGAGTTTCCAGATGAAGACATTTTGTTCATCGAAGAATTGCCACCATGgacaatgttctttgatggatctGCACGTCGTAATGGTGCGGGGGAAGGTGTTGTGTTGATCTCTCCATAAAGACAagtcttgccattctcctttcttttaggtGAAACATGCTCCAACAATGCTGCAGAGTACCAAGCTTTGATCGTCGGTCTCGAAATGGCATTAGAAATGAAGATTCTACAGTTGGAGATCTACGACGACTCTAAGCTGATCATCAACCAACTTTTGGGGAGTTACGAGGTAAAGAAGGAAGATCTATTGTCATACCATGAATACACTTCTGGGTTTACCTGAAAAATTCGACAGAGTGTTCTTAAACCACGTCCCAAGAGAAGAAAATCGCAAGgctgatgctttggctaactTGGCCACGACGATGGCACTTGGAGAGAATGAGTCAACAAAGGTATATGTGTGTCATCGATGGGTTATCCTAGACTTATGGATCTTCAAGTCAACGAAAGCCATCATATGTCTGTTCGAGTGATTGAAGAAAAAGATTGGAGGCAACCACTGATAGAGTACCTTGAACATGGAAAGTTACCTGAAGATCCGCGACAAAGAATAGACATCAAGCGAAGAGCACCAATGATTCATCTTCTATAAGGGGACATTGTTTCACCTCTCTTTTGAAGGACCATTCTTGCGATGTCTTGACAAAGAAGAAGCCTGTCAAGCGATGGAGGAAGCACATTCTGGCTCATATGGATCACACCAATCTGGTCCCAAGCTCCATTTTCCCATCAAGAGGATGGGCTACTACTGGGCGAAAATGGTGAAGGGCTGCATGGATCATACCAAAAGATGTCAAGCGTGTCAATTTCATGCCAACTACATCCACCAACCTCCAGAGCCTCTTCACCCAACTGTAGCTTCATGGCCTTTTGATGCATGGGGACTTGACGTTGTTGGACCACTTCCAAAGTCATCAAACGGACAGATGTACATATTGGCCGCTACAGACTAATTCTCTAAATGGGCGGAAGCTGTTCCACTCAAGGAGGTGAAAAAGAAAACCGTTGTCGATTTTATCAAGTCATATATAATTTTTAGGTACGACATACCAAGATACATAATCACTGATAATGGAACGCCATTTGAAAACAAGCTCGTGAAGAGTCTATGCGAGAAGTTCAAACAAACAACATAAGTCTTCAATATATAATGCACCTGCCAACGGCCTTGCTGAAGCTTTTAACAAGACGTTTGGTAaccttttgaagaaagttgttgcaAAGAACAAGAGAGACTGGCATGAGAGAATTGGTGAAGCTTTGTGGGCATACCGGACAACCTTCAGAATTGCTACAGAAGCAACGCCTTACTCTTTGGTATATGGCGTGGAAGCAGTCCTTCCGTTAGAGCAACAAATTGCATCATTGTGGATCGCAATCCAAAAAGGACTCACATTTGAAGAGAATGCTCAACTTCTCCTAGCAGAGTTAGAGGCATtggatgagaaaagattggaagCGCAACAAAAATTGGAATGCTATCAAGCTCGACTagctagagccttcaacaagaaagtgcggccatGATCATTTCAAGTGGGAGACTTAGTCCTAGCTGTTCGATGACCCATAATCCTTAACAAACACATAGGTGACAAGTTTAcctcaaaatgggatgggccatatgttgTGAAGGAAACCTATTCAAGTGGCGCATATAAAATTATCGATAAGGATGGTCTCAGAGTTAGTCCAATCAACGGAAAATTTCTGAAGCAGTACTTCCCATGAAAGTCAACTACGCTCCTCgacgcacgagcctaaactgtAAGTCATGAAGCTCCTTaatgcacgagcctaaactgcatgttgttatgctcctcgacgtacgagcctaaactacAAGTCATGACGCTCCTTGATGCATTAGCTTAAACTGCACGTTGCTACACTCCTGGCCCGCATGAGTATAAACTATGTACGGGCCAAAAAAAGTCTgctaggttgaaaatctcgaaagaggcggcctaggcaaaagtcaAGACCAAAAAAAAAACTCATCCCTTCGAACTAtgttatgacttgatcctcttcaccgaggtacgtaggcagcttagagtttcattctaagtttaGTCGCATGAGtttaaaaaagaaaaggtttGGCTTATGGGATCATCATATTAAATCTTTCAAGTATAAAGGCATATATAAATACGAGAAAGAAGACAATTTGTGCTGAAGTGTAAAAGATATTTTATTGCTTCAATGATACAAAAGTTGATACACCCAAAAATGTGGAGACGAAAGAAATTAGACATTATCCTATACAAAATGATCGTAAACTATGCTTTGTTGCTGACGCGTCTTGAATGTTTTTCCAAGTGTATGATGTCTACACATTTAATGTCATTCTCGATGTATGTCTCTCGCATTCAGTAGTTGTGATGATCTCTTGACCGTGTATCTTGTTGTTAAGCCTCGAGCATGATAGTTTTCTTATCTTGTCCAAGTGTTGGTTGAAGGTCCCATATTTGAAAAGTCATCTCTCTTGAAAATCCTTCAATCACTACGGGAGCCGCCATTGATAAACTTCAAAACCGTCAACAAATCAAGTGCAACAATTGGTGAAGGGGTGACTCTGCATCTTGTATGACATCTCAGACTGATATCTGGACTCGTTGAACTTCTTTTCAAGTCtgcaaaagaaataaataaagagatAAGATTTGTGAAGAACAATAGCTAAAGTTACTATATTCAAGACTATAAAGTCAATTTCAAGAAAACAACAACATTCATAGGACAACTCAGAGAGCATAGAGATGGGAAGCGAGCTCAACGGAGGACGAGATCAATTTTGGAAAATTATTGCGGTCCATCCGGAAGACGTTCTACCCCAAACATTTTATATTTGTAGATTTGGATGTCTAGTCTCCAACAACACAATCCGTTTGCGATTCGGAGGCTCCTAGCTCAAGATACAATTTTTGTTGTCGGAACTACACGAATCTGAAAGTTACTGCAGCTAGGTAGACTTTGAGAATTTTCTATTTCCAGCTCGAAAGACATTCTGCCACGAAACTCATACGTTTCTAGCTCTATGAGTATACTTTCTAATGGCGCAAACGGATCCCAATTTTGAGTCTCCTAactcgagatatgaatttttccaCCAAAGCGCGCAAAGCTGAAAAGCAATTTCGCAGACAGATGGGTCAAGTTCAGAAAGTTTCTGCGGACAATCTACTATGAATTCTTCTATGATATCTTTAGGATTTCATTATCTCTGAGTTTCCACTGGCGCAGACAGTTCGTGATTTGGACATTCCTAGCTTGAGATATATATGTTTTGATGACAACATACAGTGCTGTAAAGTCAAAATGTCAGATATGTATACCAGCTTCAAAAGTCGACTCCGGCTAATCCTCAAGGAATTTATCCGTGAATTCTTTAAAGGATGTAACTTTCAAGTTTTGATTCTTTGAAAGCAAGAAGCTTCAGATTTCATGTCTCATACATCAAGGAATTAATAATTTTGCAATGGCTCACCAAGCACTCGCCCGCCAAGGATGAAATATGATCGCTCAAGCTCCAAGACTCTTTCTTGCCAAGTCGCAAGGCTGAGATGCACCATGTTCTTGCTCGCATGTTGCAAAGTGGGGATATAGCTTGTCGATTGATGTGTCGGAGAATTTCAGCACATTTCAAtactaattgcttagattttagctcgTTTTAATGCAATTATCTCCGTTACTTATGTAGTTTTGTTGTTTCTACAGTACATAAGGACTGAGAACCCAAGAACATGGAAATGGaagcaaaaagacaagaaaagagcaaaatgtagcaaaaatGCTGGTCTGcgatacactatgcgatcgcagatcagACATGCGAGCCGCAGAATGCACGTCAAATCGCAGACAAAAGTAGAGATCTGGGTTAAATCTCAAGTCAagaatgcggtccattatgcgaccgcagaaccaaCTTGCGAGCCGCAGAGTGAACCGCAAACCAACTATGAAGATCACTGAAGGACGAAGATGCGATGCAAAATGCGATCGCAATTCTGCAATGCAATCCGCAAAATTGGAATGCGAAGAAGACCTGTAAACTAGGGTTCCAGTCTGCGATGAGGATGTTCAAGATGCGGACCTCATACGTGCTCTGCGACAAGAATGTGATCGCATATCAGACctgaaagggtatttttgtccgttTTCTGTCCCGATTTTGAGTCCACTATAAATAGTTTTATGATGTCTTTGTGGGCTCATCTTGTCTAGTCTTTGAACCACATTCCAAGACATTAATATTCCTCACTTTTGGAATCTTTTGGGTGAAGATTCTCTACTTTGTAAGCTTTTATGACATTAAATACTCTTTGGTTTTTGTAttgtagtatgagtagctaactttaaatactaaggttgtggaccctaaatgggtgttatgctaatgtgtgtttaacattgaatatatatataatggttggttgatatttatttacttctcattcttcatttattgttggtggttgcaaacattaaaaagtgccattaaattcttgctttgcttgggaaaatgggttagaatttggcagaagtaaatatcaatgactcaaggctttaaaccttgtttaatagaatcgcttaggaataagtgggttttactTGGAATATATTGATGGTTctaaattgcaactcttttatatttgggaaaattataaagaggaaatactactcaactattgggaaatattgggtagtcacttagacatcatttgcatatcaaaagaaccttccattagaaatatatcatattaacaccgataagcATTACACTCCATTAAAGGGGACACAATCTTGGTTTCTTTAATccaattaattactctataaataTTCCAATTAGTTGATACTTCCAAACAAActcaattcatactcttgttactatAAACCATTCTCTTGTTATTGTTAACCGAATAGAGATACGACTTTAGTCGAGCAACACACTATaagagtaaccttttcacacctattccctgtgggatttgaccccaaccttgttgggttattatatttgacaccgaccgccttacactttcattaaagtgtaatttgagtgtatcaaattttggcgccattgccggggaatacggttttgaaattactatttagTGTGTACTTTACTTAACGTCTATttctattccatcacactttgcttgctttgcttggtgttgataggaaaacaTGTCTGAATACGGTGATGATGCGGAGACAGAAATGGGAGAGAATCCTTTCGCAGACATCGAGGAGTACATTGAGGATACTAACGCCATTGTACCGCCAGCTGTTGGAGCTGCAATATTTAAAGTGGAACGCGGTCTAATTCTGATGCTCAAGGTAGAAGGATTTTTCAGAAACTCCACAGATGATGATCCAACACAACACCTTAGGAATTTCTTGGGTGTGTGTGCAATGCACAAACAAAACAATGTCTCTTACGATTCCCTGAGGTTGAGATGCTTCAAGTATTCTCTAGCTGGGGATGCGAGGAAATGGCTCCAGAATCTGCCACCCAACTCTATCCATTCTTGGCCCGAACTTGTCTGGGCGTTTTTGTCCAAGTGGTTTCCGCAAAGAAAAAAGTCTGAGTTGCGGGataagattttcttcttcaagcagaTACAGGGAGAGCAATTGCATAAGGCATGGGATCGCTTCAAATTATACTTGGTGAGGTTTCCAAACCATGGTTTTCCGGATTCCATGTTGTTGGAAAAATTTTATATGGGTTTGGATCCCATGAAACAAGCCATCGCCAAGAATGCAGCTGACGGATCTTTCATGGACAAATCGTTTGCAAGAGTGACACAAATCCTGGACAAAATGGCAAAGCACAACCAAGCATGGCATTCAGAGGATACTACCGGAGGAATCTCATATGGCTCTCCTTCCTTGAGCAACCTAATCAAGGAAAATCAAGAGAGGGATCAAGTGATTGCCGGGCTTGCAACAAATTTAAATgtgcttgtgagcacgtgatttttgcctcatacgaattactccaaaataactcccgaaattaggtcttttctttaattatgtgttatttttaggaaatattgtacGGTTTTCCTGTTTGTTTGCATAGGCATATGTGCGTGTGTAATTTTATTAAtccatttaaaaatacaaaaaataatataatgtaatatgtgttgcatgtgcatttaggatttagtttttcaatttaggaattaacatgtttgttttacaaaaaaagaaaaatcacaaaaaaaaatacgtaattttgtcatttaaatgtgccCTTATGTGATTtcattttttctttgattttgtgtgttaattattgtaagtattaattaatatttgtagttagattttacaattaattaggaattgtatttaaatcagaaaattaaagaagaaaaggaaaagaattcaaaaaaatgaataaagaatcggattgggccagttttaGGCCCAAAGAGTTGCACTTCCTACCCAGCCCATACCCGtcccaaatccagtccacctgtATCTAaattaaacgacgtcgtttcatcatGCTCAATCTGGTTCGTTGATTTCACTTGATCAATGCTCCAGATCAATTCTTCCACACCCGACCCATGCCCATCCAAAACTGATTAGGTCTTGAGGATAaacaaaacgacgtcgttccactTACTTGATTAATCCAGaccattgatctcatcagatcaaaCGGTCTGGATCCAACCCTCACGTGCATATATAAAGGGTCCAAACTAACCCCGCCCCCCAAACCAGGCCCCCCTCCTCTCATTTCTCATCAAACCTCGTCTCTTTTAGAGACGAGaaaccctaatagccgccacccCGTTCCCtcgccgtaaacccggcggcgccgGCTCCAATGGCCGTGAAATTCACACCACTAGAGCACCTAACCGccctctccacgaatcccttaACCATTTTGCTCGAATCATGCCGAAGctcctcgaatcttcaatcgaagattcgagcaaaacctaacCCTACCCCAACTCACCCCAAACTCACACCTGATATCCGCTAGGTTTCTCCCATAACATAAAGATCTTGGTTCTGTTCGAATATGTCTAGAAATGCTCAAATTTTAGATAGAAAAATCAGGAACCCTAAAAAATCCAAGCCATGGAATCTATCCAAATTAAATAATAgattgaggtctaatagaccttaaccgaggtattctcaattgaggatacttcgattaaagtctgttcgacctcagaATGTCCCAATTCAAGTTCGAGCCTGGGTCGGAATATTTCTGaggttctttcctttttcttttattctatatGTATGATTTTTGTTTATCTATGTATCTGTTTAGTGAACTTCTATTAGTTTTCCATCTTCTATCAGTTAATTCTGCTCATCTTCAATGGACCTTTTATTTTGTCCAattcttttacttgttatgtttgCTATAATTGTTATATGCTATAATTTGAATAATCGATCAAATAAGTTTGTCAATTGGTCTGGGACGTTTGGATGTTAAGATTAGCCTGATAATAAGTCTAAATTATGGTTCATTCCTGTCTGATTCCCCTCTTGATTCGTTCATGTTCTGAAGTTGTACTGAAAGGAGTTAATTGCTATATGTTGAACTTAGAATTGAGCCTGTTGGTACATTCAGTTCCTTGAATTGAAGTTATTGGTCATTGATTACCCTGGATCGTTATTCTTATGTTAATACCATTTGATCTGATTTAAATCCCTCTTGGTTTGAATGGTCATTTGAGTTTCAAATTGAATTGGTTCTAGCTGTTGTAGTTAAATTCATTTAGTGGTTGGATTTGAATAGATTGGAAAGGTTCAATGCAGGTTGAAAGAGAGTGGGTAGGGCAGTAATTTTGTAACTTTCAGGGCAGTAATAGTAAGGGAATTTCAGGGGTGTTTGGGGAATAAAACAGTTAGTATGATACTTTATTGTTAGTGCTTTATCAATGtggtattaattaatcctaatggggaaccaaaggaagtggaggggctgaaattaagggaaaGTTTTCCTTAGTGGCTGATTAATTAGAAAAAGCAgttttagtgttatttgagtggAAAAAAactgatttgaaaagaaaaaggggggTCCGGGCAGTAGGCTGGGAGAAAGGGAGTCAATTGTATAAAGAGAGGGTGTTGGGACTGATTTCAGGGACAGAGAACACACACAGAAAGAGAGAGGACAGAAAGAAAAAACAGACAGAGAACACACACAGAAAGAGAGAGGACAGAAAGAAAAAACAgacagagaaaaaagagagattagAGAGAATTTGGGACTGATTTTGGAAAAACAGCAAGAAGaatagaaaaagaaagagagaaaaaatcagaagaaaaaaaataacctTACATTATAAGTTAGAGTGTTAAGGTTGAATTTCGAGATTAAGAGTTTCAGGTTACATTTCCCgagttttaaaaatcagaaatactgtTTCCTCGCATCTGTCCGGACTTGTTTGGTGATACTGTTTGATTGAACCAGAAATCTTAAAATTTCTGCTACTGTTCGTCTGGTTTTCGCGGGTTCTGTTGGTTTTGTTCAAATCTACTGAATTGTTTGGCATTTTATTTCTGATGTTGGGCTTcttttgctgctactgctgaatactacctcttttaccctcatttccaggtatatatttaGACTCATGATACTGCAAAGTTTCAATATTATagagaaatgaaatctggaaTTTCAAATATGTCTGCTATTCATTTGAAGGCATTAGTTGAGTTTCAATTTTTTAGTTAACTATTAGCTTGCGCTTGACATGAGAACTATTAGTTAATCATCCTCTTTTGATGTTAGTATAAGCTTTGCAATAattctatttatttcagaatcTCATTAAGTATAGTTATATTCGAATTGTCGAGACAGGGGACTTGGTTGAAAGTTGATTATTCTTTAAACTTTGTATTTAGACCATGTTAACTAAGCGCTTGGTAACATGAAAATATCGGGGAACCACGCTGGTAAACTTCGTCAAGTCTGATATTGTTTAATTCTAGTTGACATAAATATTCTCGTTTATACAAAATAGGGCCTAATAATACGGATAACTATAAGTGAGAGGTGAATCGATATAATTCGTTACGATTAAGATATTGGAATATTCTGGATGGTTCAGATGTGTATTTACGTTACATGTaatgtcattttattaaatcaatttgtagattagttctctttcttaacaacaaatggcccatttattttaggaatgcgattaactcatttcttaaaaaatagtatataaaaataatgtcaatgatttttacaaagtatagatttagtatttttaaatagcttgcataagccgagataaaaattggtttgattttatctatcccaaactcaatcatcgtaagcaaattaaccaaataattagaactttggactaaaaacaagttgtGTAGAAGAAGGTCGGATTTATGAATACTAATTGCAGCATTTTAGTCAAAGATATACAAAGTAGAGTTTGCTCCGagtagaataatgaaaattcttcgaaaactactGGTTTGTTTatcaattaattttttttctagTTTTACACGTAATTCGCTTTGGCAAGTTTTTAAACATATACACTTAGTCTTAAGCctaggaaaataataaataacttgtgcatataattatcaagCTCTAGGGCATATAAACAGATTACAGATACTGTATTCACGATAAAATGGTAATTTTAGCtgcacg
This region includes:
- the LOC138875416 gene encoding uncharacterized protein, producing MEEAHSGSYGSHQSGPKLHFPIKRMGYYWAKMVKGCMDHTKRCQACQFHANYIHQPPEPLHPTVASWPFDAWGLDVVGPLPKSSNGQMYDIPRYIITDNGTPFENKLKVVAKNKRDWHERIGEALWAYRTTFRIATEATPYSLVYGVEAVLPLEQQIASLWIAIQKGLTFEENAQLLLAELEALDEKRLEAQQKLECYQARLARAFNKKVRP